The Bradyrhizobium barranii subsp. barranii genome segment CTGCAACCCGCGGAGTAGAAATCCGCTACTCTATCCAGTTGAGCTATGGGACCGTCTTGATGCCGGCCTCGGCTACCACCTTGCCGGTCTTCTATCACGCCAAATATGAAAAATCCGCAGCTTCGCCAAGTCTGAACCGAACCGTTTTCCTCAACGCCGCGACTAAGCGGAACGGTGGGGTGTCAGGGTGCCGGGTTGAGCGGCAGCGGACTGGACGATGGATTACATCGCCGGGAACGCTGGCCAGCTTCCGGGACACGGCCGCCGGTCGATCGGTCAGGTATGGCTGCGCCATCAGGACGGCGTGCGCGGTGATATCTCGATCGGTCTCCTCAGGGCTTGCCTTGTCATGGCGAATGCGACGATTTGCACCTTTGGTTCCATCGCCTTGAGTCCGTCACCTTTCCGCGCATTTCATGCTCACGCGGCGTTCGCCGCGATTTCCGGGAGCCCATTATGATCGGTCTTGTTCGCGCCGTCACACTCTGCGCCACGCTGGCGCTCGGCCTTAGCGCAGCGCAGGCCGCCGACAAGGCGTTCAAGCGCGACGACCTCGCCGATTCCGCGATCAAGCTGGAGGCCCAGATCAAGAGCGAAGCGGGGCCGGTCGCCAAGACCAGCGCGACGCTGCGCACCGACGCCGACGCCGCCTTCCGGCGCAATGATTTCCGCACCGGGCTGTCGGTGCTCGGCCAGATCGCCGCGACCACGCCGGAGGATACCGGCAACTGGCTGCGGCTCGCCAAGGTGATCTTCCAGATCTCGCCGAAAAGCTCGAGCGAGCAGACGTTCCTGCTGGAGCGGGCCTCGACCGCCGCCTACATCGCCTACCAGCGCGCCGGCAATCCGGGCGAGGAGGCGGATGCGCTCGCCGTGCTCGGCAAGTCGCTGGCCGAACGCAAGCTGTGGCGGCCGGCGCTGGATGCGCTGCGGCTGTCGCTCGACATGCGCGAGGTCGCCGACGTTCGCGGCCAATACGAGAAGATGCGCGACGAGCACGGCTTCCGGCTGCTCGACTATACCGTAGACTCGGATTCGGCGAGCCCGCGCGCCTGCTTCCAGTTCTCGGAGGAGCTGGCCAAGCGCACCGATTTCGCGCCGTACCTCGCGCTGGCAGGCCAGGACAAGCCGGCGCTGTCGGCCGAAGGCAAGCAGCTCTGCGTCGACGGGCTGAAGCACGGCGAGCGCTACAACATCAATCTGCGCGCCGGCCTGCCGTCCACCGTGAAGGAGGGCCTGCCGAAATCCGCCGAGTTCAACGTCTATGTCCGCGACCGCAAGCCGTTCGTGCGCTTCACCAGCCGCGCCTATGTGCTGCCGCGGACCGGCCAGCGCGGCATTCCCGTGGTCAGCGTCAACACGCCCGCCGTCAACGTCAACGTCTTCAGGATCGGCGACCGCAACCTGATCAACACGGTGGTCGACAGCGATTTCCAGAAGACGCTGTCGCGCTACCAGCTCGCAGATCTCGGCGGCGAGCGCGGCGTCAAGGTCTGGACCGGCGAGCTTGCGACTGCGATGACGCTGAACCAGGACGTCACCACCGCATTCCCGGTCGACCAGGCGCTCGGCGAGCTCCAGCCCGGCGTCTATGTGATGACCGCCGCGGCCAAGGGGCCGGGCTCGGACGACGATTACCAGCTCGCGACGCAATGGTTCATCGTCTCAGACCTTGGGGTCACCGCCTATTCCGGCAATGACGGCATCCACGTCTTCGTCAATTCGCTGGCGTCGACCGACCCGGTCGGCAAGGCCGAGGTCCGGCTGGTCGCCCGCAACAACGAGATTCTGGCGACCCGCAAGACCGACGACGGCGGCCATGTGTTGTTCGAGGCGGGGCTCGCGCGCGGCGAGGGCGGCCTGTCGCCGGCGATGCTCACGGTCACCGGCGAGAAGGCCGACTATGCCTTCCTGAGCCTGAAGACCTCGGCTTTCGACCTGTCCGACCGCGGCGTTTCGGGCCGGGCGGTGCCATCGGGTGCTGACGCCTTCGTCTATGCCGAGCGCGGCGTTTATCGCTCTAGCGAGACCGTCTATCTCACTGCGCTTTTGCGCGACGGGCAGGGCAACGCCGTTGCCGGCGGGCCGCTGACGCTGGTGATCGAGCGCCCCGACGGCGTCGAATTCCGCCGCGCCGTGCTGGCCGACCAGGGCGCCGGCGGCCGCACGCTGTCCGTGCCGCTCAATTCGGCCGTCCCGACCGGGACCTGGCGGGTGCGTGCCTTCACCGATCCGAAGGGCTCGTCGGTCGGCGAAACCACCTTCATGGTCGAGGACTACGTCCCTGACCGGATCGAATTCGACTTGTCCGCCAAGGACAAGCTGATCAAAGCTAACGCTCCGGTGGAGCTCAAGGCGGATGGCCATTTCCTCTATGGCGCGCCGGCCTCCGGTCTCCAGCTCGAAGGCGACATGCTGGTCGCGCCCGCGAGCGAACGCCCGGGCTTTGCCGGCTACCAGTTCGGCGTCGCCGACGAGGAGACCACCTCGAACGAACGCACGCCGCTGGAGAATTTGCCGGAAGCCGACGCCAATGGCGTTGCCACCTTCCCGGTGACGCTGGACAAGCAGCCGGCCTCGACGCGCCCGCAGGAAGCACAGATCTTCGTTCGCATGGTCGAGACCGGCGGCCGCGCCGTCGAGCGCAAGATCGTGCTGCCGGTCGCGCCCGCCAACGCCATGATAGGCATCAAGCCGCTGTTCGGCGACAAGAACGTCGCCGAGGGCGACAAGGCGGAGTTCGACGTCGTGTTCGTCTCGCCCGAAGGCGAGAGGCTGCGCCGCGATGGCCTGCGCTACGAGCTCCTGAAGATGGAGTCGCGCTACCAGTGGTATCGCCAGAACAATTACTGGGAGTACGAGCCGGTCAAATCGACTTCGCGCGTTTCCGACGGCGACCTGACGATCGCTGCCGACAAGCCGTCGCGGATTTCGCTGAGCCCGCAGCCCGGCCGCTACCGGCTCGATGTGAAGTCGAACGACGCCGACGGTCCGGTGACCTCGGTGCAGTTCGACGTCGGCTGGTATTCCGACGGCAGCGCCGATACGCCGGACCTGCTGGAGACCTCGATCGACAAGCCGCAATACGCCTCCGGCGACACCATGACGGTGTCGGTGAACGTCCGCAGCGCCGGCAAGCTCACCGTCAACGTGCTCGGCGACCGACTGCTGACGACGCAGACCATCGACGTCAAGGAAGGTACCGCGCAGGTGAGGCTGCCGGTCGGCAAGGACTGGGGCACCGGCGCCTATGTGGTGGCGACGCTGCGCCGCCCGCTCGATGCGGCTGCGCAACGCATGCCGGGCCGGGCGATCGGCCTGAAATGGTTCGGCATCGACAAGCAGACCCGCACGCTCCAGGTGAAGCTGACGCCGCCGGCACTGGTCCGGCCGAATGCGACGTTGAAGATCCCGGTCAAGCTCGACGGGCTCAATCCGGGCGAGGACGCCAAGGTGGTGATTGCCGCGGTCGATGTCGGCATCCTCAACCTGACCAATTACAAGCCGCCGGCGCCGGACGATTATTATCTCGGCCAGCGCCGCCTGAGCGCGGAGATCCGCGATCTCTATGGGCAACTGATCGACGGCATGTCGGGCACGCGCGGACAGATCAAGTCCGGCGGCGATGCCGGCGCCGGCGAATTGCAGGGCTCTCCGCCCGCGCAAAAGCCGCTCGCGCTCTACTCGGGCATCGTCACGGTCGCCGCCGACGGCACCGCCGAAGTGAGCTTCGATATCCCCGAGTTCGCCGGCACCGCGCGCGTCATGGCGGTGGCGTGGACCGCCACGAAGCTCGGCCGCGCCAACACGGATGTCGTGATCCGCGATCCCGTGGTGCTGACCACGACCTTGCCGCGCTTCCTGCTCAATGGCGACCACGGCACGGTCAATCTCGAGATCGACAATGTCGAGGGCCAGGCCGGCGACTACGTCATCAACGTGAAGACCGGCGGCCCGGTGAAGATGACCGGCAATCCCGCAACCACGGTCAAGCTCGCCGCCAAGCAGCGCAACGCGTTTACGCTCGCAATCGACGCGACGGCGGCGGGGCAGGCGACGCTCGACGTCGACATCAACGGACCGAACGGGCTAGCGCTGGCACGTCACTATGCGCTCGACGTCAAGGCGGCGACGCAGGTGCTGGCGCGGCGTTCGATCCGGACGCTGGCGAAGGGTGAAAGCCTGACGCTGACCTCGGACATGTTCTCCGATCTCGTCCCGGGCACCGGCAGCGTCTCGGTTTCGGCCAGCCTGTCGACGGCGCTCGACGCCGCAACGATCCTGAAGGCGCTCGACCGCTACCCGTATGGCTGCTCCGAACAGATCTCGAGCCGTGCCTTGCCGTTGCTCTATGTCAACGAGCTCGCCGTCGGCGCGCATCTGGCCATGGACACCGAGGTCGACCAGCGCATCCGCGATGCGATCGAGCGGCTGCTGGCACGCCAGGGCTCCAACGGCTCGTTCGGCCTGTGGTCGGCCGGAGGCGACGACGCCTGGCTCGACGCCTACGTGACGGACTTCCTCACCCGCGCCCGCGAAAAAGGCTTTGCGGTGCCGGACGTGCTGTTCAAGAACGCGCTCGACCGTATCCGCAACTCGGTCGTGAACGGCAACGAGCCCGAGAAGGACGGCGGGCGCGATCTCGCCTACGGCCTCTACGTGCTCGCACGCAATGGCGCGGCGCCGATCGGCGATCTCCGCTATCTCGCCGACACCAAGTTGAGCAACCTCGCGACCCCGATCGCGAAGTCGCAGCTTGCAGCCGCGCTGGCGCTGGTCGGCGACCGCAACCGCGCGGAACGCGTCTACGGTGCCGCGCTCGACAGCCTTGCGCCAAAACCGGTGCTGGAGTTCGGCCGCACCGACTACGGCTCGCAGCTGCGCGATGCCGCAGCGCTGGTCTCGCTCGCCAGCGAAGGCAACGCGCCGAAGGCGACGCTGACGCAGGCGGTGTCGCGGGTCGAGACCGCGCGCGGGCTGACGCCCTACACCTCGACGCAGGAGAATGCGTGGTTGGTGCTCGCGGCGCGCGCGCTCGCCAAGGAGAACATGTCGATGGAAGTCGACGGCCAGCCGGTCAAGACCGCGCTGTACCGCAGCTACAAGGCCGTGACGCTGGAGGGCAAACCGCTGAAGATCACCAACACCGGCGATGCGCCGGTCCAGGCGGTGGTCTCGGTGTCGGGCTCGCCGGTCACGCCGGAGCCGGCTGCATCGAACGGCTTCAAGATCGAGCGCAATTACTTCACGCTCGACGGCAAGCCCGCCGACATCAGCAAGGTCAAGCAGAACCAGCGTTTCGCCGTGGTGCTGAAGATCACCGAGGCGAAGCCCGAGTACGGCCACATCATGGTGTCCGACTATCTGCCCGCGGGCCTCGAGATCGACAATCCGAAGCTGGTGTCGTCGGGCGACAGCGGCACGCTGGACTGGATCGAGGACGGCGAGGAGCCTGAAGATACCGAGTTCCGTGACGACCGCTTCACGGCGGCGGTCGATCGCGCCTCGGACTCCAAGTCGGTCTTCACCGTCGCGTACGTCGTGCGCGCGGTCTCGCCCGGCAAATACGTGCTGCCCCAGGCCTATGTCGAGGACATGTACAATCCCTCGCGCTACGGCCGGACCGGGACGGGTAACGTCGAGGTGCGGGCGGCGAAGTGAGTAGAGAGATGAGAAACGCGGCGCCTCCTCAAACTCCGTCGTCATGCCCGGGCTTGTCCCGGGCATCCACGAACTGTGGCGCCGTGGCGAAGAACGTGGATGGCCGGGACAAGCCCGGCCATGACGGAGCAAAGGGCTGGGGCCGTCGTGTCCTCTCGGGCCTCGCGCTCACGCTCATCCTCGCCACCTGCGGCTTCGTCGCCTGGGTCTACTCGCTCGGCCCGCTGCCGCTCGACGAGGCACGCCAGGTCTCCACCACGGTCGTCGATCGCAACGGAAAACTGCTGCGCGCTTATGCCATGGCCGACGGCCGCTGGCGGCTGCCGGTCGATGCCAGGGCCAACGTCGATCCGAACTATCTCAAGCTGCTGCTCGCCTATGAGGACCAGCGCTTCTACGCGCATAACGGTCTCGACCCGCTCGCTCTCGGGCGCGCCGCACTACAGCTCACCACGCGCGGCCACATCGTCTCGGGCGGCTCGACCATCAGCATGCAGCTTGCGCGCCTGATGGAGCCGCGGCGGCAGCGCTCGCTCTATGCCAAGCTGCGCCAGATCGTACGCGCGATCGAGATCGAGCGCAGCATGAGCAAGGATGCGATCCTGGACCTCTATCTCGCGCTGGCGCCCTATGGCGGCAATCTCGAAGGCATCCGCTCGGCCTCGATCGCCTATCTCGGCAAGGAGCCGAAGCGGCTCTCGATGGCCGAGGCCGCGCTGCTGGTGGCGCTGCCGCAATCGCCGGAGACGCGCCGGCTCGATCGCTATCCCGAGGCCGCACGCAAGGCGCGCGACCGCGTGCTGGACCGCATGGTCGAGGAGCATGTGGTCAGCCTTGAGGACGCGAAGCAGGCCAAGGCCGTGCCCGTGCCAAAACTGCGCAAGCCGATGCCGATCCTCGCGCCGCACGCCTCCGACACGGCGCTGTCGACGGTCAAGGATACGCCGGTCATCAAGCTGACGCTCGACGCCAATCTGCAGAAGGTGCTGGAGCCGCTGGCGCGCGACCGTGCCATTGCGCTCGGGCCCAACATCTCGGTCGGCATCATCGTGGTCGATAATGAGAGCGGCGACGTGCTCGCCCGCGTCGGTTCGGCCGACTATTTCGACGAGAGCCGGGCGGGGCAGGTCGACATGACCCGCGCCGTCCGTTCGCCGGGGTCGACGCTAAAACCCTTCATCTACGGGCTCGCCTTCGAGGACGGCTTCGTCCACCCCGACAGTCTGATCGACGACCGGCCCGTCCGCTTCGGCTCCTACGCGCCGGAAAATTTCGACATGACGTTTCAGGGCACGGTGCCGGTGAAGAAGGCGCTGCAATTGTCGCTGAACGTGCCGGCGATCGTGCTGCTCGACCGCGTCGGCGCGAGCCGGCTGTCGTCGCGGCTGCGGCAGGCTGGTGGCAATCTGGTCCTGCCCAAGGACGAGGCACCGGGGCTCGCGATGGGACTCGGCGGCGTTGGTGTGACACTGCAGGACCTCACCCAGCTCTATACGGGTTTCGCCCGGCTCGGCACCACCATGCCGTTGCGCGACCTCATGACCGGCCGGGACGATCGGGAACCGCTGCGGCTGCTGGACCAGGTCGCGGCCTGGCAGGTCGGCAACGTGCTCCTGGGCACGCCGCCGCCCGAAAACGCCGCCCACAACCGCATCGCGTTCAAGACCGGCACCTCCTACGGCTATCGCGACGCCTGGTCGGTCGGCTTCGACGGCCGCATGACCATCGGCGACTGGGTCGGCCGGCCCGACGGCGCGCCGGTTCCCGGCCTGATCGGCCGCG includes the following:
- the pbpC gene encoding penicillin-binding protein 1C → MDGRDKPGHDGAKGWGRRVLSGLALTLILATCGFVAWVYSLGPLPLDEARQVSTTVVDRNGKLLRAYAMADGRWRLPVDARANVDPNYLKLLLAYEDQRFYAHNGLDPLALGRAALQLTTRGHIVSGGSTISMQLARLMEPRRQRSLYAKLRQIVRAIEIERSMSKDAILDLYLALAPYGGNLEGIRSASIAYLGKEPKRLSMAEAALLVALPQSPETRRLDRYPEAARKARDRVLDRMVEEHVVSLEDAKQAKAVPVPKLRKPMPILAPHASDTALSTVKDTPVIKLTLDANLQKVLEPLARDRAIALGPNISVGIIVVDNESGDVLARVGSADYFDESRAGQVDMTRAVRSPGSTLKPFIYGLAFEDGFVHPDSLIDDRPVRFGSYAPENFDMTFQGTVPVKKALQLSLNVPAIVLLDRVGASRLSSRLRQAGGNLVLPKDEAPGLAMGLGGVGVTLQDLTQLYTGFARLGTTMPLRDLMTGRDDREPLRLLDQVAAWQVGNVLLGTPPPENAAHNRIAFKTGTSYGYRDAWSVGFDGRMTIGDWVGRPDGAPVPGLIGRVAAAPILFDAFARTGKTLAPLPKPPKGTLVASNAKLPLPLKRFRPVGELVRTGSEQALHIQFPLNGSRIDVDRSGGEGSAAMPVKVAGGVLPMTIMVNGTSLGEIDGRRQRLIDPPGPGFARLTVIDATGAADTVVIRIQ
- a CDS encoding alpha-2-macroglobulin family protein; amino-acid sequence: MIGLVRAVTLCATLALGLSAAQAADKAFKRDDLADSAIKLEAQIKSEAGPVAKTSATLRTDADAAFRRNDFRTGLSVLGQIAATTPEDTGNWLRLAKVIFQISPKSSSEQTFLLERASTAAYIAYQRAGNPGEEADALAVLGKSLAERKLWRPALDALRLSLDMREVADVRGQYEKMRDEHGFRLLDYTVDSDSASPRACFQFSEELAKRTDFAPYLALAGQDKPALSAEGKQLCVDGLKHGERYNINLRAGLPSTVKEGLPKSAEFNVYVRDRKPFVRFTSRAYVLPRTGQRGIPVVSVNTPAVNVNVFRIGDRNLINTVVDSDFQKTLSRYQLADLGGERGVKVWTGELATAMTLNQDVTTAFPVDQALGELQPGVYVMTAAAKGPGSDDDYQLATQWFIVSDLGVTAYSGNDGIHVFVNSLASTDPVGKAEVRLVARNNEILATRKTDDGGHVLFEAGLARGEGGLSPAMLTVTGEKADYAFLSLKTSAFDLSDRGVSGRAVPSGADAFVYAERGVYRSSETVYLTALLRDGQGNAVAGGPLTLVIERPDGVEFRRAVLADQGAGGRTLSVPLNSAVPTGTWRVRAFTDPKGSSVGETTFMVEDYVPDRIEFDLSAKDKLIKANAPVELKADGHFLYGAPASGLQLEGDMLVAPASERPGFAGYQFGVADEETTSNERTPLENLPEADANGVATFPVTLDKQPASTRPQEAQIFVRMVETGGRAVERKIVLPVAPANAMIGIKPLFGDKNVAEGDKAEFDVVFVSPEGERLRRDGLRYELLKMESRYQWYRQNNYWEYEPVKSTSRVSDGDLTIAADKPSRISLSPQPGRYRLDVKSNDADGPVTSVQFDVGWYSDGSADTPDLLETSIDKPQYASGDTMTVSVNVRSAGKLTVNVLGDRLLTTQTIDVKEGTAQVRLPVGKDWGTGAYVVATLRRPLDAAAQRMPGRAIGLKWFGIDKQTRTLQVKLTPPALVRPNATLKIPVKLDGLNPGEDAKVVIAAVDVGILNLTNYKPPAPDDYYLGQRRLSAEIRDLYGQLIDGMSGTRGQIKSGGDAGAGELQGSPPAQKPLALYSGIVTVAADGTAEVSFDIPEFAGTARVMAVAWTATKLGRANTDVVIRDPVVLTTTLPRFLLNGDHGTVNLEIDNVEGQAGDYVINVKTGGPVKMTGNPATTVKLAAKQRNAFTLAIDATAAGQATLDVDINGPNGLALARHYALDVKAATQVLARRSIRTLAKGESLTLTSDMFSDLVPGTGSVSVSASLSTALDAATILKALDRYPYGCSEQISSRALPLLYVNELAVGAHLAMDTEVDQRIRDAIERLLARQGSNGSFGLWSAGGDDAWLDAYVTDFLTRAREKGFAVPDVLFKNALDRIRNSVVNGNEPEKDGGRDLAYGLYVLARNGAAPIGDLRYLADTKLSNLATPIAKSQLAAALALVGDRNRAERVYGAALDSLAPKPVLEFGRTDYGSQLRDAAALVSLASEGNAPKATLTQAVSRVETARGLTPYTSTQENAWLVLAARALAKENMSMEVDGQPVKTALYRSYKAVTLEGKPLKITNTGDAPVQAVVSVSGSPVTPEPAASNGFKIERNYFTLDGKPADISKVKQNQRFAVVLKITEAKPEYGHIMVSDYLPAGLEIDNPKLVSSGDSGTLDWIEDGEEPEDTEFRDDRFTAAVDRASDSKSVFTVAYVVRAVSPGKYVLPQAYVEDMYNPSRYGRTGTGNVEVRAAK